A genomic stretch from Ureibacillus composti includes:
- a CDS encoding GNAT family N-acetyltransferase: protein MLMQKGESLKASLIEEVYTTSNWFNRLREYFPEREMKSKQHFELLFQEKQATYQLMEGPDFIVVYFEQQDYIFIDYILVTGGRGKGVGTKVLSELKSKGKAIILEVEPISPLDPDSEKRIRFYQRHDFLRMDSINYERIHMVTNELNVMDIYCWSPAGVSEEWVLEQMKEIYTEVHAFKTYEVYGKDAQPVSEVLKLKESLEAAIQ from the coding sequence TTGTTGATGCAAAAGGGAGAAAGTTTAAAGGCAAGCTTAATTGAAGAAGTGTATACTACTAGCAATTGGTTTAATAGGCTAAGAGAGTATTTCCCAGAGAGGGAAATGAAGTCTAAACAACATTTCGAACTACTTTTTCAAGAAAAACAGGCAACGTATCAATTAATGGAAGGACCAGACTTTATCGTTGTTTATTTTGAACAACAAGATTATATTTTCATCGATTATATATTAGTAACAGGTGGTCGAGGAAAAGGTGTTGGTACTAAGGTCCTTAGCGAATTAAAAAGTAAGGGGAAAGCAATTATTTTAGAAGTAGAGCCAATTTCTCCTTTAGATCCTGATTCTGAAAAAAGAATTAGGTTTTATCAACGACATGATTTTTTAAGAATGGATAGTATCAATTATGAAAGAATCCATATGGTAACGAATGAGTTAAATGTAATGGATATCTATTGCTGGTCGCCAGCAGGTGTTTCAGAAGAATGGGTGTTGGAACAAATGAAAGAAATTTATACTGAAGTTCATGCGTTTAAGACGTACGAAGTTTATGGGAAAGATGCTCAACCTGTATCTGAAGTACTAAAGTTAAAAGAAAGTTTAGAAGCAGCTATTCAATAA
- a CDS encoding ParM/StbA family protein: protein MIISRTAAVDVGNDSVKAIFGELDYELNIPNIVAIDTEDRPVIGIEELDTKDPLDGIHIKVHSPALKDNNTIYRIGNLATKSSNATELDPGSEKSEEDQPLVMLFATLALDAVRDENKNKFPRVKNVIDANYTLGTGLPLREVKEGKDAGYRSKLVGSVHQVEFLVTPKYQGLKVNIKFNEVKVYPEGFAAYINLVMDNQLKIINKDLIDKRIIIQDIGGLSTDIAVIKNRNVDDDKAQGFNLGVSESLEAIREEIRSKHGIELDSRRDVVEIITRKNDRNHIMVKGSRTSVHDITDRILLELAKKQYRLLRNVWQKNSQTEICYFVGGGANVLKEYLKTLNNNLDGYNIDFFEDEKESIWMMANAYYKLITDFVRKTEKTEKSKPVQEPVKN, encoded by the coding sequence ATGATTATTTCTAGAACTGCTGCTGTAGATGTTGGAAATGACTCTGTTAAAGCGATTTTTGGAGAATTAGATTATGAATTAAATATTCCTAATATTGTGGCAATTGATACTGAAGATCGCCCGGTAATTGGAATTGAGGAACTTGATACTAAAGATCCCCTAGATGGGATTCATATCAAGGTGCATTCACCTGCATTGAAAGATAATAATACAATCTATCGTATTGGTAATTTAGCAACTAAGAGTAGTAATGCAACTGAATTAGATCCAGGAAGTGAAAAGTCAGAAGAAGACCAACCATTAGTAATGCTTTTTGCAACTTTGGCATTGGATGCAGTTAGGGATGAAAATAAAAACAAGTTCCCACGAGTGAAAAATGTAATTGATGCAAATTACACACTTGGTACAGGCCTTCCCCTTCGTGAAGTAAAGGAAGGAAAGGATGCTGGATACCGATCAAAATTGGTTGGTTCTGTCCATCAAGTTGAGTTCCTCGTTACACCAAAATATCAAGGTTTAAAAGTGAATATTAAATTTAACGAAGTAAAAGTTTATCCTGAAGGGTTTGCAGCTTATATTAACCTTGTAATGGACAATCAATTAAAGATCATTAATAAGGATTTAATCGATAAAAGAATTATCATTCAGGATATAGGTGGGTTATCAACAGATATTGCTGTCATTAAGAACCGTAATGTTGATGATGATAAGGCACAAGGATTTAATCTTGGAGTATCAGAGTCATTAGAAGCGATAAGGGAAGAAATTAGATCGAAACATGGCATTGAACTAGACAGTCGACGTGATGTTGTTGAAATTATTACGAGAAAAAATGACCGAAATCATATTATGGTTAAAGGTAGTCGTACAAGTGTCCATGATATTACGGATCGCATCCTGCTTGAATTAGCAAAAAAACAATACCGTTTACTACGTAATGTGTGGCAGAAAAACTCGCAAACGGAGATCTGTTACTTTGTTGGTGGAGGAGCTAACGTTTTAAAAGAATATCTTAAAACTTTAAATAATAATTTAGATGGTTACAATATCGATTTCTTTGAAGATGAGAAAGAGAGTATTTGGATGATGGCTAATGCTTATTACAAACTCATAACTGATTTTGTTAGAAAAACAGAAAAAACAGAGAAATCTAAACCAGTTCAAGAACCTGTGAAAAATTAA
- a CDS encoding response regulator has translation MTNDATINVIIVEDDLEAVNIYKHFTNELEGFRVIATASSGSQTLQLLNMIQPHLILLDVFLPDMNGIELLREIRKKYRGIDVIMITAANDTETVSGAIRGGAFGYLIKPIIIDKLIETLNRFKSVREKLHRNDVMNQEHVDQLFQSNQKDFSGEAKKKELYPKGIDKHTLKLVRDHIQVLEKSVSADELSQIVGISYSTMRRYLEYLVSLNVMEVENGYGNVGRPERKYKRIK, from the coding sequence ATGACGAATGATGCGACAATTAATGTAATCATTGTCGAGGATGATTTGGAAGCGGTCAACATATATAAACACTTTACAAATGAATTAGAAGGATTTCGTGTAATTGCTACGGCAAGTTCTGGCTCTCAGACTTTGCAACTATTAAATATGATCCAACCACATTTAATCTTATTGGACGTTTTTTTACCGGATATGAATGGGATTGAGCTCTTACGAGAAATTCGTAAAAAATATCGCGGAATTGATGTCATTATGATTACAGCAGCTAACGATACAGAGACGGTAAGTGGGGCAATTCGTGGTGGAGCTTTTGGATACCTTATTAAACCAATTATTATTGATAAACTAATTGAGACGTTAAATAGATTTAAATCTGTTAGAGAAAAATTGCATAGAAATGATGTCATGAATCAGGAGCATGTCGACCAATTATTTCAATCCAATCAAAAGGATTTTTCTGGCGAGGCCAAGAAAAAAGAGCTATATCCAAAAGGAATTGATAAACATACATTAAAATTGGTAAGAGATCACATTCAGGTATTAGAAAAAAGCGTAAGTGCAGATGAATTAAGTCAAATAGTGGGTATCAGTTATTCAACGATGCGACGTTATTTAGAATATCTCGTTTCCTTAAATGTAATGGAAGTGGAAAATGGTTACGGTAATGTCGGAAGACCTGAAAGAAAGTATAAGCGCATTAAATAA
- a CDS encoding FMN-binding glutamate synthase family protein, with amino-acid sequence MSLANILTIIGFFFWAIIFAVLVIIGIYLYLIDRNQKQHPVLRNYPVIGRVRYLLETIGPELRQYFFNNDLEGKPISRNDYQHIVKKSKYKRDVIGYGSVKDFEEAGFYIRNSMFPKLAEELTMDRNELVTTNRYLLIKEPLFTQRKEKLEANKSVAYLLDDRDAIVIGKNTRNPFIVKGQIGMSAMSYGSLGERAITTLSKGLGMAKGTWMNTGEGGLSEYHLKGGVDIIMQIGPGLFGVRDYEGNFSWDALKEKSEIPQIKAFELKLAQGAKIRGGHIDAEKVTEEIAKIRMVEPFKSIDSPNRFREFQDFPSMFEFIEQIREHTGKPVGIKIVIGSSKEAVDLAKHIKDSGKGPDFITLDGGEGGTGASYQELADSVGLPIKSALPLLDHALRKHGVRDQVKIIASGKLYSPDRIAVALSMGADLVNIARGFMITVGCIQALKCHSNGCPVGVATTDPDLQKALVIDEKKYRTANYVISMREGLFRIAAAAGLDSPAHFKAEHVVYKDEKGKVWSLEEIYQTIVSNG; translated from the coding sequence GTGAGTTTAGCAAATATATTAACGATTATTGGATTCTTTTTTTGGGCAATAATTTTTGCAGTTTTAGTCATAATTGGAATTTATCTATATCTTATCGATCGTAATCAGAAGCAACATCCTGTACTAAGGAATTATCCAGTCATTGGTCGAGTTCGCTATTTACTAGAAACGATTGGTCCAGAATTACGCCAGTATTTTTTTAATAATGACCTTGAAGGAAAGCCAATATCTCGAAATGACTATCAACATATAGTTAAAAAGTCAAAATATAAACGAGATGTTATTGGATATGGTTCAGTCAAAGATTTTGAAGAAGCAGGTTTTTATATAAGGAACTCTATGTTTCCAAAACTTGCAGAAGAATTAACGATGGACCGTAATGAACTCGTCACAACAAATCGTTATCTACTCATAAAGGAACCTTTATTTACACAAAGAAAAGAAAAATTAGAGGCAAATAAGTCCGTTGCTTATTTGTTGGATGACCGTGATGCAATTGTGATTGGAAAGAATACAAGAAATCCGTTTATTGTAAAAGGGCAAATTGGTATGTCTGCCATGAGTTATGGATCCCTTGGTGAAAGAGCTATTACGACGCTTTCGAAAGGGTTAGGCATGGCCAAAGGAACTTGGATGAATACGGGAGAAGGTGGTCTTTCTGAATACCATTTAAAAGGCGGAGTAGACATTATCATGCAGATTGGTCCTGGATTATTCGGAGTGAGGGATTACGAAGGGAACTTTAGTTGGGATGCATTGAAGGAAAAGAGTGAGATTCCTCAAATAAAAGCATTCGAATTAAAACTTGCACAAGGGGCAAAAATTCGTGGTGGTCATATAGATGCCGAAAAAGTGACAGAGGAAATTGCCAAAATACGAATGGTAGAGCCTTTTAAATCAATAGATAGCCCCAATCGTTTTCGTGAATTTCAGGATTTTCCATCGATGTTTGAATTTATCGAGCAAATTCGAGAACACACAGGTAAACCTGTTGGGATAAAAATTGTAATCGGTAGTAGTAAGGAAGCAGTTGACTTAGCCAAACATATTAAGGATTCTGGAAAGGGACCAGACTTTATTACATTAGATGGGGGCGAAGGAGGTACAGGAGCTTCTTACCAAGAACTAGCTGACAGCGTTGGATTGCCTATCAAATCTGCATTACCACTTTTGGACCATGCATTACGGAAGCATGGCGTACGTGATCAAGTCAAAATTATAGCGTCTGGAAAATTATATTCACCAGATAGAATTGCCGTTGCACTATCTATGGGGGCGGATCTCGTCAATATTGCAAGAGGGTTTATGATTACTGTAGGCTGTATTCAAGCATTAAAATGCCATTCCAATGGATGTCCTGTTGGTGTTGCTACAACAGATCCTGATTTGCAAAAAGCTCTTGTAATTGATGAGAAAAAATACCGAACAGCTAATTATGTAATATCAATGCGTGAGGGATTATTCCGAATCGCTGCGGCTGCAGGTTTAGATTCTCCTGCTCATTTTAAAGCTGAGCATGTTGTGTATAAGGATGAAAAAGGGAAAGTATGGTCACTAGAAGAAATTTATCAAACCATAGTTTCAAATGGCTAA
- a CDS encoding LysM peptidoglycan-binding domain-containing protein codes for MLIHVVSSGETLWEIAMRYHVNVNAIQQVNQLPNPNQLLLGQSIVIPVPGSMYTVKKGDTIWSIARQFSVSVNAVLQANNITNPNLLSPGTVLFIPPILHIVQPGESLWQIASLYGVTVQSLMNENQIQNPNMIYPGLQLVVPHPKPVIEVNAYTYQKDEEAAESVNAIGHLLTYFSPFAYLIKEDGSLEPFDDDLMIAAAVDKRAVPMMVITNLSSTSAGTNLAHAVLSSAENRENLITNCLKIMGEKGYKGINIDFEYVPPEDRQNYNEFLELAVERFHNEGFFVSTAVAPKYGSELEGLLYTAHDYEAHGRIVDFVILMTYEWGWRGASPQAISPINQMRRVVEYALSVMPAEKIYLGFQIYARDWRLPHQQGQYAETFSPQEAIRRATRYGATIQYNKTAESPFFRYINEQGQGHEVWFEDARSAQAKFDMAKEYKLRGISYWALGYPFPQNWALLNDNFNIIKKA; via the coding sequence TTGCTTATCCATGTTGTTAGCAGTGGTGAAACACTTTGGGAAATTGCAATGCGTTATCATGTAAACGTAAATGCTATACAACAAGTTAATCAGTTACCGAATCCAAATCAATTATTGCTTGGGCAATCAATTGTTATTCCTGTACCAGGTTCTATGTACACTGTAAAAAAGGGCGATACAATTTGGTCAATTGCACGGCAGTTTAGTGTATCCGTAAATGCTGTCTTACAAGCTAACAATATTACAAACCCTAACCTTTTATCTCCAGGGACAGTACTATTCATTCCACCTATCCTTCATATTGTTCAACCTGGCGAATCACTATGGCAAATTGCCTCCCTTTATGGAGTTACGGTACAATCCCTTATGAATGAAAATCAAATTCAAAACCCAAATATGATTTATCCTGGTTTGCAATTAGTAGTTCCACACCCAAAACCAGTGATTGAAGTGAATGCATATACTTATCAGAAGGATGAAGAAGCTGCTGAGTCAGTTAATGCAATTGGCCATTTGCTCACCTATTTTAGTCCCTTTGCTTATCTCATTAAGGAGGATGGAAGCTTAGAACCTTTTGATGATGACCTTATGATTGCTGCGGCAGTAGACAAAAGGGCCGTTCCTATGATGGTGATCACTAATTTATCATCCACATCGGCTGGAACAAACTTAGCCCATGCTGTACTTTCTAGTGCTGAGAATCGCGAAAACCTTATTACAAACTGCCTTAAAATAATGGGGGAAAAAGGATATAAGGGAATAAATATTGACTTTGAATATGTTCCACCTGAGGATCGACAAAATTATAATGAATTTCTTGAGCTTGCGGTAGAACGATTCCATAATGAAGGGTTTTTTGTATCAACTGCAGTTGCCCCTAAGTATGGTAGTGAACTAGAAGGATTGCTTTATACAGCACATGACTATGAGGCGCACGGTCGAATTGTTGATTTTGTAATATTAATGACCTACGAATGGGGATGGCGAGGGGCTTCACCTCAAGCAATTTCTCCAATCAATCAAATGAGAAGAGTTGTGGAATACGCTCTATCTGTCATGCCTGCTGAAAAGATCTATTTGGGATTCCAAATTTATGCTCGTGATTGGCGACTGCCTCATCAACAAGGACAGTATGCAGAAACATTTAGCCCACAAGAAGCAATTCGCCGCGCTACTAGGTATGGGGCTACTATTCAATATAATAAAACAGCAGAATCTCCATTTTTCCGCTATATTAATGAGCAAGGTCAAGGGCATGAAGTGTGGTTTGAAGATGCAAGAAGCGCACAAGCTAAGTTTGATATGGCCAAGGAATACAAACTTCGTGGGATTAGTTATTGGGCTTTAGGATATCCATTCCCACAAAATTGGGCTTTATTGAATGATAATTTTAATATAATTAAAAAGGCATAA
- a CDS encoding ATP-grasp domain-containing protein, which translates to MRENQEKTTVLLGWSLQAIEAIDKLDRPFVVVGPPEFTTFAEKNNIKLIPWTFDVPIEQSFELYEILKELNVSVAVPIYEETVEWAGMINSLIWDDPKVFNKSLLLRDKGLMKRRAHLAGLRVGVFEEAYNKEDIYRFFKRINQAFMKLEGETFEPIHVKPFDKAGTVGHYMIKKPEEIEQIDDSEFPLLMESHLEGQEFSCEAFIHNGKVKFLNITEYVKLGHSNFVPASPSLEKWRPQIKEAIEKLVEGFEVKYGLLHPEFFVTPEGTLYFGEVANRIPGGHIFEHIERVYGFSPYQAQVLCCDPETPEEVLNKFFPEEVVSAKGHSGNLMIYPKVNVISRLEIPTELKEHPYFLKHNMFIPTTSKVSERVGFGNHYGSIYFLGEDSEVLRDLLVKYEKHNFYV; encoded by the coding sequence ATGAGAGAGAATCAAGAAAAAACAACAGTACTGCTAGGGTGGAGTCTACAAGCAATTGAAGCAATCGATAAGTTGGATCGTCCATTTGTTGTTGTTGGTCCACCTGAATTTACTACTTTTGCAGAAAAAAATAATATCAAATTAATTCCATGGACATTTGATGTTCCAATTGAACAATCATTTGAGCTTTATGAAATATTAAAAGAATTAAATGTATCAGTTGCTGTCCCGATTTATGAAGAAACAGTAGAATGGGCTGGCATGATTAATTCATTAATATGGGATGATCCTAAAGTATTTAATAAATCCCTTTTATTGAGAGATAAAGGCTTAATGAAGCGTAGAGCACATTTAGCAGGACTTCGAGTAGGGGTCTTTGAAGAAGCTTATAATAAAGAGGATATTTACCGTTTCTTCAAACGAATTAACCAAGCATTTATGAAGCTCGAAGGAGAAACTTTTGAGCCAATTCACGTTAAACCATTCGATAAAGCTGGTACAGTAGGTCATTATATGATTAAAAAACCAGAAGAAATTGAGCAAATAGATGATTCTGAATTTCCGTTACTAATGGAAAGCCATCTAGAGGGTCAAGAGTTTTCATGTGAGGCTTTTATCCATAACGGTAAAGTAAAGTTCCTAAATATTACGGAATATGTAAAGCTTGGACACTCTAACTTTGTTCCAGCTTCTCCGTCACTTGAAAAATGGAGACCTCAAATTAAAGAAGCAATTGAAAAGCTAGTAGAAGGCTTTGAAGTGAAATACGGACTTTTACACCCAGAGTTTTTCGTGACACCTGAAGGGACTTTATACTTCGGCGAGGTAGCAAATCGTATTCCTGGTGGCCATATTTTTGAGCATATCGAAAGAGTTTATGGCTTCAGCCCTTATCAAGCACAAGTACTATGCTGTGACCCTGAAACGCCTGAAGAAGTATTAAATAAATTTTTCCCTGAAGAAGTCGTTTCTGCAAAAGGACACTCTGGTAACTTAATGATTTACCCAAAAGTGAATGTAATTTCACGTTTAGAAATACCTACTGAGTTAAAAGAACACCCTTATTTCCTAAAACATAATATGTTTATTCCTACTACATCGAAAGTTTCTGAACGAGTAGGTTTTGGTAATCACTACGGCTCTATCTATTTCCTAGGTGAGGATAGCGAAGTATTGAGAGATCTTCTAGTAAAATATGAAAAACATAATTTCTACGTATAA
- a CDS encoding H-type small acid-soluble spore protein — protein sequence MEFQRAQEIVASPAEFEVSYNGVSVWIDKLHDDGKTATVHLRRSLEERSEVAITELKEEHQVQ from the coding sequence ATGGAGTTTCAACGCGCCCAAGAGATAGTCGCATCTCCAGCGGAATTTGAAGTAAGTTATAATGGCGTTTCAGTTTGGATTGATAAACTTCATGACGATGGAAAAACAGCAACAGTTCACTTAAGACGTTCTCTAGAAGAGAGATCTGAAGTTGCTATTACTGAACTAAAAGAAGAACATCAAGTGCAATAG
- a CDS encoding nucleotidyltransferase domain-containing protein produces the protein MKNIILKKLEEIEEKFQVKILYAAECGSRAWGVHSKDSDYDVRFIYIHQPDYYLSIDPQGLGSKRDVIELPINENLDINGWEITKALRLFRKSNPSLFEWLNSSIIYYQKYSFVNLIRALECEVFEPSTMLTHYLNMAKRNYEKYLQGSEVRTKLYLYVLRPILACKWIVEYGKVPPIRFNELLDRIIPESLLKLEINFLLRRKMSGGGSDLQPTIQIINNFLKEEINCLELYVKTLSSRNGNPTEKLNGLYRTTLKEVWNYDFKKS, from the coding sequence ATGAAAAACATCATTCTTAAAAAGTTAGAAGAAATAGAAGAGAAGTTTCAAGTGAAAATTCTGTACGCTGCAGAATGTGGAAGCCGTGCTTGGGGAGTTCACTCGAAGGATAGTGATTATGATGTACGTTTTATTTATATACATCAACCAGATTATTATCTATCTATTGACCCTCAAGGATTGGGTTCAAAAAGGGATGTAATTGAATTACCCATTAATGAAAACTTAGATATCAATGGTTGGGAAATTACTAAAGCCTTACGTCTATTTAGAAAAAGTAACCCGTCCTTATTTGAGTGGTTGAATAGCAGCATCATTTACTATCAAAAGTATTCATTTGTAAACCTTATACGAGCTTTAGAATGTGAAGTGTTTGAGCCAAGTACGATGTTAACTCATTATTTAAATATGGCGAAAAGAAATTATGAGAAGTATTTGCAAGGTTCAGAAGTGCGGACAAAATTATACTTATATGTATTAAGGCCAATCTTAGCTTGTAAATGGATTGTAGAATATGGGAAAGTCCCACCAATAAGGTTTAATGAATTATTAGATCGGATAATTCCTGAGAGTTTGTTAAAATTGGAAATTAATTTTTTACTAAGAAGGAAAATGTCTGGTGGAGGATCTGATCTACAGCCAACGATACAAATAATTAACAATTTTTTGAAAGAAGAAATTAACTGTCTAGAACTTTATGTTAAAACACTTTCAAGTAGAAATGGAAATCCTACTGAAAAACTAAATGGCTTATATAGAACCACTTTAAAAGAGGTATGGAATTATGATTTTAAAAAAAGCTAA
- a CDS encoding CitMHS family transporter translates to MLSFLGFAMVAVFMYLIMAKRLSALVAIMFIPILFAIFGGFFTELGPMMEEGVRNVAMTAIMIMFAILYFGIMIDTGLFDPLIRKILQFVKGDPLKIVMGTAVLSMMVALDGDGTTTYIITVSSLLPLYKRLGMNRLVLATTAMLSMGVMNMTPWGGASAMAMASLGLDSSEVFIPMIPVMGFGLIWVLVAAYLLGKMERKRIGVIELKDSETAKLDESLTGTLEYKRPKLVWFNLALTVILMVCLILDFMSLGVLFMLALGIALLVNYPNLKLQQERLLSHSRNALAVVSIVIAAGIFSGIMTGTGMIDAMSETLVAIIPPALGPYMAIIVAFVSAPFTFFMSNNAFYFGVLPILAQTAEAYGITAAEIGRAALIGQPVHVLSPLVAAAHLMIGLVGTEFGELQRFAMKWAFGTVTVMTIAALILGVISIG, encoded by the coding sequence ATGTTATCATTTTTAGGTTTTGCTATGGTAGCGGTATTCATGTATTTAATTATGGCAAAGCGTTTATCTGCTTTAGTAGCCATCATGTTTATACCGATTTTATTCGCTATATTTGGAGGCTTTTTCACAGAATTAGGTCCTATGATGGAAGAGGGCGTAAGGAATGTTGCGATGACAGCAATCATGATTATGTTCGCTATTCTATACTTCGGGATTATGATTGATACGGGATTATTTGACCCACTAATTAGGAAAATTCTACAGTTTGTAAAGGGAGACCCTTTAAAAATCGTTATGGGGACAGCTGTTTTATCGATGATGGTTGCACTAGATGGGGACGGTACAACGACATACATAATTACAGTTTCGTCATTATTGCCTTTATATAAGCGATTAGGGATGAATCGTTTAGTGTTGGCAACAACAGCAATGCTTTCTATGGGTGTTATGAATATGACGCCTTGGGGAGGAGCATCTGCAATGGCAATGGCTTCTCTTGGCTTGGATTCTTCAGAGGTGTTCATCCCAATGATTCCAGTTATGGGATTCGGACTTATTTGGGTACTTGTAGCGGCATATCTTTTAGGTAAGATGGAACGCAAGCGTATCGGAGTTATTGAACTTAAAGATTCTGAAACTGCAAAATTAGATGAGAGTCTAACAGGAACACTGGAATATAAACGACCTAAATTGGTTTGGTTTAACTTAGCTTTAACAGTTATATTAATGGTTTGCTTAATCTTAGACTTTATGTCATTAGGTGTTTTATTTATGCTTGCACTGGGTATTGCCCTTTTAGTCAATTATCCAAACTTAAAATTACAGCAGGAACGATTACTTTCACATTCTAGAAATGCTTTAGCGGTCGTTTCAATTGTTATCGCTGCTGGGATCTTCTCTGGTATTATGACGGGAACAGGAATGATTGACGCAATGTCGGAAACATTAGTTGCTATTATTCCGCCAGCACTAGGGCCTTATATGGCAATTATAGTTGCATTTGTAAGTGCACCGTTCACATTTTTCATGTCGAATAATGCGTTTTACTTTGGGGTTCTTCCAATTTTGGCACAAACGGCCGAAGCTTACGGCATTACTGCTGCAGAAATTGGACGTGCAGCACTAATCGGGCAACCTGTACACGTATTAAGTCCACTAGTAGCTGCTGCCCATTTAATGATTGGATTAGTCGGCACTGAATTTGGTGAATTACAACGCTTTGCAATGAAATGGGCTTTCGGAACAGTAACAGTTATGACGATTGCCGCCTTAATTTTAGGTGTTATCTCAATTGGATAA
- a CDS encoding YfhD family protein, which produces MGRDDNKSHSNNKNTLPQTPKNQKIAPNKVEEEISQELSELRSLVAKNKRK; this is translated from the coding sequence ATGGGAAGAGACGATAATAAAAGTCATAGCAATAATAAAAATACATTACCTCAAACACCAAAAAACCAAAAGATTGCACCTAATAAAGTAGAAGAAGAAATTTCCCAGGAATTATCAGAGCTTAGAAGTCTTGTAGCTAAGAATAAACGTAAATAG
- a CDS encoding HD domain-containing protein, producing MSNLDITYISELKIGQVIPSDIYFNKTLLIKAGTKIDNALLQNLHNWGITKLSSLYTKNETPEVPKPQIKKKEKIFYSKELFDIKKLFYESLQYVVSETRYGLILNGDAQITWLENLFISSLLSSQVSIALLSLKKKDPYSYFHSFDVFLLGSLLAEMSGIRDIRSFAIGCLLHDIGKLQISNELLQKEGKLSKAEFDEIQKHPLYGVDFMEENNLSSSYKDLVKSHHERLDGTGYPEGLTESFLSEEVRLLAVVDTYSALTLQRSYRGAFSSIKAFELLLGKHHKYDKKFVINLMELVNIYPTDSIVRLSNGKKAKIKSVHENQPYFPFLEEIGNKRIYQLPLNFSVTISRFIEWDQVSDPEADDDLNKKELYWSYFINHISAGNMEEAMNYYRLITEGMELNNIFIDVIIRMIKEIEIKRVEGELSTGEEHDAFLKIKDILVETFNK from the coding sequence ATGTCCAACTTAGACATTACATATATTAGTGAATTAAAAATAGGACAAGTAATACCAAGCGATATTTATTTTAATAAAACTTTGCTAATAAAAGCTGGAACTAAAATAGATAATGCACTTCTTCAAAATCTCCATAACTGGGGAATAACAAAGCTTAGTAGTCTTTATACCAAAAATGAAACTCCTGAAGTTCCTAAGCCACAGATTAAAAAAAAGGAAAAGATTTTCTACTCAAAAGAGTTATTTGATATTAAAAAGTTATTTTATGAAAGTTTGCAATATGTCGTTAGTGAAACACGATATGGTTTAATATTGAATGGTGATGCGCAAATAACATGGCTTGAAAATTTATTTATCTCTTCTTTATTATCTAGTCAAGTTTCAATCGCATTATTATCTCTAAAGAAGAAAGACCCATATAGTTATTTCCATTCCTTCGATGTCTTCTTACTTGGTTCACTTCTTGCAGAGATGTCGGGTATCCGTGATATTCGTTCATTTGCGATCGGGTGTTTGCTTCATGATATTGGAAAACTTCAAATTAGCAATGAGTTATTACAAAAGGAAGGTAAGCTATCAAAAGCAGAATTTGATGAGATTCAAAAGCATCCACTTTATGGTGTGGATTTTATGGAGGAAAATAACCTTTCTAGTTCCTATAAGGATTTAGTTAAATCCCATCATGAACGCCTAGACGGTACTGGGTATCCAGAAGGATTAACAGAAAGCTTTCTTTCAGAAGAGGTAAGATTACTGGCGGTAGTCGATACCTATTCCGCACTGACATTACAACGCTCGTACAGAGGGGCATTTTCATCTATTAAAGCTTTTGAGTTATTGTTAGGTAAACATCATAAGTACGATAAAAAGTTTGTAATTAATTTAATGGAGTTAGTTAATATTTATCCGACAGATAGTATTGTAAGATTATCAAATGGTAAAAAGGCAAAAATTAAATCAGTACATGAAAACCAGCCGTATTTCCCGTTCTTAGAGGAAATTGGAAATAAAAGAATTTATCAATTACCATTAAACTTTTCAGTAACAATTAGCCGCTTTATTGAGTGGGATCAAGTCAGTGACCCGGAAGCAGATGATGATCTTAATAAAAAGGAGCTATATTGGAGCTACTTTATTAACCATATCTCTGCTGGCAATATGGAGGAAGCGATGAATTACTATCGCTTAATAACCGAGGGTATGGAATTAAATAATATATTTATTGATGTTATTATACGAATGATTAAAGAAATCGAAATAAAGAGAGTTGAAGGCGAACTTTCAACTGGTGAAGAGCACGACGCTTTCCTGAAAATTAAAGATATATTAGTTGAAACATTTAATAAATAA